In bacterium, a single window of DNA contains:
- a CDS encoding 4a-hydroxytetrahydrobiopterin dehydratase, protein MALLDGSERQAFLESHPGWEIQDETISRTFVLADFASAIGFVASVGVVAERAFHHPDIDIRYRRVTISLTTHDEGGLTRKDTDLAARIDRLAT, encoded by the coding sequence ATGGCGCTTCTGGACGGATCTGAGAGACAGGCCTTCCTCGAGTCCCATCCTGGCTGGGAGATACAGGATGAGACGATCTCCAGGACCTTCGTCCTCGCCGACTTCGCCTCGGCTATCGGGTTCGTGGCCTCGGTGGGGGTGGTGGCCGAGCGGGCCTTCCACCATCCCGACATCGACATCCGCTACCGGCGGGTCACCATCTCGCTGACCACCCATGACGAGGGCGGCCTCACCCGCAAGGACACCGATCTGGCCGCCCGGATCGACCGGCTCGCCACCTGA
- a CDS encoding non-heme iron oxygenase ferredoxin subunit, which yields MAWLDAGAADAFPEGGSRVDLAGHALALFRIGDDFYVIGDICSHAFASLSEGELWDYDVECPLHGAEFDVRTGIPQSLPATRPVPTYEVKLEQGRVMVKVDAGGVTDG from the coding sequence ATGGCCTGGTTGGACGCCGGCGCCGCGGATGCGTTCCCCGAGGGCGGGTCCCGGGTGGACCTGGCCGGTCACGCCCTGGCCCTGTTCCGCATCGGGGACGACTTCTACGTGATCGGAGACATCTGTAGCCACGCCTTCGCATCCCTGTCCGAGGGTGAGCTCTGGGACTACGACGTGGAGTGCCCGCTCCACGGGGCGGAGTTCGACGTCCGGACCGGGATACCCCAGAGCCTGCCGGCCACCCGGCCGGTACCGACCTACGAGGTGAAGCTCGAGCAGGGCCGCGTGATGGTGAAGGTGGATGCGGGCGGGGTCACCGATGGGTAG
- a CDS encoding glycine--tRNA ligase, with amino-acid sequence MTAPSFETIVNLATKRGFVFRASEIYGGLRSAYDYGPLGVALLRNVKEAWWRSMVQLRDDVVGLDSAIIQSPQVWEASGHVGQFNDPLVECVSCHARHRFDRLESPDRCPTCGARDTFTDARDFNLMFRTHMGPVASDSNLVYLRPETAQGIFTNFENVRRVSRLKLPFGIAQVGKSFRNEITPGQFVFRTREFEQMEMEFFTHPDHADGWFEYWVEERHQWYLDLGMKPDNIKLRSHTEDELAHYAVATYDVDYRFPWGWDELEGIANRTDFDLRQHTKASGKDLRYFDQAAGERFFPYVIEPAAGATRAAFAFLIDAYHQETVRDAPRTVLRLDARLAPIKVAVLPLSKKPDLVEVTEQVAGVLRRSWDIEVDVTQAIGRRYRRQDEIGTPYCVTVDFDTLDDGAVTVRDRDTMAQDRVGIGQLHGYLDERLGAG; translated from the coding sequence ATGACCGCTCCCAGCTTCGAGACGATCGTGAACCTCGCCACCAAGCGCGGCTTCGTCTTCAGAGCATCGGAGATCTACGGCGGTCTCCGGTCGGCCTACGACTACGGGCCTCTCGGCGTGGCGCTGCTCCGCAACGTGAAGGAGGCGTGGTGGCGGTCGATGGTGCAGCTGCGCGACGACGTGGTCGGGCTCGATTCGGCGATCATCCAGTCGCCCCAGGTCTGGGAGGCCTCCGGGCACGTGGGCCAGTTCAACGACCCTCTCGTGGAGTGTGTCTCCTGCCATGCCCGCCACCGGTTCGACCGGCTGGAGAGCCCGGACCGGTGTCCCACCTGCGGCGCCCGCGACACCTTCACGGATGCCCGCGACTTCAACCTGATGTTCAGGACCCATATGGGCCCGGTCGCTTCCGACTCCAACCTCGTATACCTGCGTCCCGAGACCGCCCAGGGCATCTTCACCAACTTCGAGAACGTGCGGCGGGTATCCCGGCTCAAGCTCCCGTTCGGGATCGCCCAGGTCGGCAAGTCGTTTCGCAACGAGATCACGCCAGGACAGTTCGTCTTCCGCACCCGGGAGTTCGAGCAGATGGAGATGGAGTTCTTCACCCATCCCGATCACGCCGACGGCTGGTTCGAATACTGGGTGGAGGAGAGGCATCAGTGGTACCTGGACCTGGGCATGAAACCCGACAACATCAAGCTGCGCAGCCACACCGAGGACGAGTTGGCCCACTACGCGGTCGCCACCTACGACGTGGATTACCGGTTCCCATGGGGATGGGACGAGCTGGAGGGTATCGCCAACCGGACCGATTTCGATCTGCGCCAGCATACGAAGGCCTCGGGTAAGGACCTGCGCTACTTCGACCAGGCGGCCGGTGAGCGCTTCTTCCCGTACGTGATCGAGCCGGCGGCCGGCGCCACCCGCGCGGCCTTCGCCTTCCTGATCGACGCCTACCACCAGGAGACGGTGCGCGATGCCCCCCGCACGGTGCTGAGGCTCGACGCCCGCCTCGCTCCGATCAAGGTGGCGGTGCTGCCGCTCTCGAAGAAGCCCGACCTGGTGGAGGTGACGGAGCAGGTGGCCGGCGTTCTACGTCGCTCCTGGGATATCGAGGTCGATGTCACCCAGGCGATCGGGAGGCGCTACCGCCGCCAGGACGAGATCGGGACGCCCTACTGCGTTACGGTCGACTTCGACACGCTGGATGACGGAGCGGTTACGGTCCGGGACCGGGACACGATGGCACAGGACCGGGTCGGGATTGGGCAGCTCCACGGCTACCTGGACGAGCGCCTCGGCGCCGGATAG
- the recO gene encoding DNA repair protein RecO: MSIRHDQGIVLRGYPFGEADRVVVIISPNRGQVRAVAKGVRRTRSRFGGRLEPLTHVDLVLYQGRNLATITQAAVIEAFPRLRQDLDAVMVAGTMAEAVGKVVVEEEPSHRIFLLLLRGLRALEMGAGGMDLLASFLLKLSEAIGQAPALEHCAACGAANRLGRFSMAGGGLICERCDAGGTFRLREGLTEHLARLSAADLSGFTTPDSDLAPDAVGLVRRFVEYHIESGLGGLAFSVGRGPR, translated from the coding sequence ATGTCGATCCGCCACGATCAGGGAATCGTCCTGCGCGGCTACCCGTTCGGCGAAGCCGACCGCGTAGTGGTCATCATCAGCCCCAATCGTGGCCAGGTGCGGGCGGTCGCCAAGGGGGTCCGGAGGACCAGGAGCCGGTTCGGGGGCCGGCTCGAGCCCCTCACCCACGTCGACCTGGTGCTGTACCAGGGTCGGAACCTGGCGACGATTACCCAGGCGGCGGTGATCGAGGCCTTTCCCAGGCTGCGCCAGGACCTCGACGCGGTGATGGTGGCAGGCACCATGGCGGAGGCGGTGGGCAAGGTGGTGGTCGAGGAGGAGCCCTCCCACCGGATCTTCCTGCTCCTCCTGCGGGGGCTGCGCGCCCTGGAGATGGGCGCCGGCGGCATGGACCTGCTGGCATCCTTCCTGCTCAAGCTGTCGGAGGCCATCGGCCAGGCTCCGGCCCTCGAGCACTGCGCGGCCTGCGGCGCCGCGAACCGCCTCGGCCGGTTCAGCATGGCGGGCGGGGGATTGATCTGCGAACGCTGCGACGCCGGGGGAACCTTCCGGTTGAGGGAAGGCCTGACCGAGCACCTGGCCCGTCTCTCGGCGGCCGACCTGTCCGGCTTCACCACCCCCGACAGCGACCTCGCTCCCGACGCGGTGGGTCTGGTGCGGAGGTTCGTGGAGTACCACATCGAGTCGGGGTTGGGCGGCCTCGCCTTCAGCGTCGGTCGGGGGCCCCGGTGA
- the uppS gene encoding polyprenyl diphosphate synthase, protein MSGGSAAGSVGLDLSGLDRSRIPAHVGIIMDGNGRWALARNLPRTGGHAAGETVLFECVEGALEIGLSWLSAYTFSTENWTRHPDEVSFLMWFNEDILLRRLDSLADLGVRICFAGDLADPRIPDRNRTLMQDAEQRTASNRRLSLVLAFNYGGRAEIARAVRALATEVSDGEREPGEITEDDIAERLYVPGMPDPDLIVRTSGEMRMSNFLLWGSAYSELVFTETLWPEFGAQHLVDAVVEYQRRRRRFGGALPNQSP, encoded by the coding sequence GTGAGCGGGGGATCGGCGGCGGGTTCGGTCGGCCTCGACCTGAGCGGTCTCGACCGGAGCCGGATCCCCGCCCACGTCGGCATCATCATGGATGGAAACGGACGCTGGGCGCTGGCCCGCAACCTGCCACGCACCGGCGGTCACGCAGCCGGCGAGACCGTGCTGTTCGAATGCGTGGAAGGGGCGCTGGAGATCGGCCTGAGCTGGCTCTCCGCCTACACGTTCTCCACCGAGAACTGGACCCGCCACCCGGACGAGGTCTCGTTCCTCATGTGGTTCAACGAGGACATCCTGCTGCGCCGGCTGGACTCCCTGGCGGACCTGGGGGTTCGGATCTGCTTCGCCGGTGACCTGGCCGATCCACGCATTCCCGATCGCAACCGGACGCTGATGCAGGATGCGGAGCAACGCACCGCCTCCAACCGTCGCCTGAGCCTCGTGCTGGCCTTCAACTACGGCGGACGGGCCGAGATCGCCCGAGCGGTCCGGGCGCTGGCGACCGAGGTGTCGGACGGGGAGCGGGAACCCGGCGAGATCACCGAGGACGACATCGCCGAGCGCCTTTACGTTCCCGGGATGCCCGATCCGGACCTGATAGTCCGCACCTCCGGCGAGATGCGGATGTCCAACTTCCTGCTCTGGGGCAGCGCCTATTCCGAGCTGGTCTTCACCGAAACGCTGTGGCCGGAGTTCGGCGCCCAGCACCTGGTGGATGCCGTGGTCGAGTATCAGCGCCGCCGCAGGCGCTTTGGCGGCGCCCTCCCGAACCAGTCTCCCTAG
- a CDS encoding response regulator transcription factor: MSSGRLLVVEDDQEVRRSLRRALRLEGYEVVTAGDGMAGLEQLAIHPVDAIILDVMMPRLDGLGMARHLRALGDRTPILMLTARHDVSNRVEGLDAGADDYLVKPFALDELLARIRALLRRSGASDGDHALQLADLTLDPATRQVHRGDREVHLTKTEFDLLELLLANRRIVLTRDVIMDRIWGYSFETSSNPLEVYVGYVRRKLEADGEPRLIHTVRGVGYVAREP; the protein is encoded by the coding sequence GTGAGCAGTGGAAGGCTTCTCGTAGTCGAGGACGACCAGGAGGTCCGCCGGTCGCTGCGCCGGGCCCTCAGGTTGGAGGGATACGAGGTCGTCACGGCCGGGGACGGCATGGCGGGGCTCGAACAACTGGCCATCCACCCCGTCGACGCCATCATTCTCGACGTCATGATGCCCCGCCTGGACGGGCTGGGAATGGCTCGGCACCTCCGGGCCCTCGGCGACAGGACACCCATCCTGATGCTCACCGCCCGCCACGACGTCTCGAACCGGGTGGAAGGCCTGGACGCCGGCGCCGACGACTACCTGGTCAAACCGTTCGCCCTGGACGAGTTGCTGGCCAGGATCAGGGCTCTGCTCCGCCGCAGCGGGGCTTCCGACGGCGACCACGCCCTCCAACTCGCAGACCTCACTCTCGATCCCGCCACCCGGCAGGTCCACAGAGGGGACCGCGAGGTCCATCTGACCAAGACCGAGTTCGACCTGCTGGAACTCCTCCTCGCCAACCGCAGGATCGTGCTGACCCGGGACGTGATCATGGACCGCATCTGGGGCTACTCCTTCGAGACCTCCTCGAACCCCCTGGAGGTCTATGTCGGCTACGTGAGGCGCAAGCTCGAGGCCGATGGGGAGCCTCGCCTCATCCACACCGTGCGCGGGGTCGGCTACGTGGCAAGGGAGCCATGA
- the sufC gene encoding Fe-S cluster assembly ATPase SufC yields MGRTALRVRELRASISGLAILKGVDLDVPFGEVHAIMGPNGSGKSTLCHVLAGKPGYEVSGAVAVDGTSIADLDVHERAQAGLFQALQYPVGIPGLDLAVLLEEAAVALGTGPEEARERIATQARRLRMERFLDRSVNGDLSGGEKKRSEVFQLAVLEPRVMVLDEIDSGLDIDSVREVAAAVEEMRSDDVAILMITHYSRILNYVRPDRVHIMMDGAIVDSGGPELADELEAGGYRAVRSRLGIAAPKTPSSTPKVSDFFTDTPFDL; encoded by the coding sequence ATGGGTAGGACGGCGCTCCGGGTGCGGGAGCTCCGTGCCTCCATCAGCGGGCTCGCCATCCTCAAGGGAGTCGATCTGGACGTTCCGTTCGGTGAGGTTCACGCCATCATGGGTCCCAACGGGTCGGGCAAGTCGACCCTCTGCCACGTCCTGGCCGGTAAGCCCGGCTACGAGGTGTCGGGGGCCGTTGCCGTGGATGGGACCTCGATCGCGGACCTCGACGTTCACGAACGGGCTCAGGCCGGTCTGTTCCAGGCCCTCCAGTATCCGGTGGGGATTCCCGGTCTCGACCTGGCCGTGCTGCTCGAAGAGGCGGCGGTGGCGTTGGGCACCGGTCCGGAGGAGGCCAGGGAGCGGATCGCCACCCAGGCCCGGCGTCTCCGGATGGAACGGTTCCTCGACCGGTCCGTGAACGGGGATCTGTCCGGAGGCGAGAAGAAGCGCTCCGAGGTCTTCCAGCTGGCCGTCCTGGAGCCGCGGGTGATGGTGCTGGACGAGATCGACTCCGGGCTGGACATCGACTCGGTCCGGGAGGTCGCCGCCGCTGTGGAGGAGATGCGGAGCGACGACGTGGCCATCCTGATGATCACCCACTACAGCCGGATCCTCAACTACGTCCGGCCCGACCGGGTGCACATCATGATGGACGGCGCCATCGTCGACTCCGGAGGGCCGGAGCTCGCGGACGAGCTGGAGGCCGGCGGCTACAGGGCGGTGCGGTCCCGCCTGGGCATCGCCGCTCCCAAGACCCCGAGCAGTACCCCCAAGGTGAGCGACTTCTTCACGGACACGCCATTTGATCTCTAG
- a CDS encoding uracil-DNA glycosylase: MIRTPDNGVESRPAAPTLAFDRLQAELVECRLCARLVAWREELAVVKRAAYADHDYWARPVPMLGGPEARLLIIGLAPGAHGSNRTGQMFTGDRSGAWLFRTLHRAGFANRPVADHRDDGFRLIDAAITAIVRCVPPQNRPTAAERDACAPWIEQELDLCRRVRVVVALGGMAFDQTLRIGRRRGWEIPIPKPRFSHGVEVHPGGGAPSIIGCYHPSQQNTFTGKLTEAMLDAVFTRAAHLIDG, translated from the coding sequence GTGATCCGGACTCCCGACAACGGGGTGGAGAGCCGGCCTGCCGCTCCCACGCTTGCGTTCGACCGGCTCCAGGCCGAGTTGGTCGAGTGCCGGTTGTGCGCCCGTCTGGTGGCCTGGAGGGAGGAGTTGGCGGTGGTGAAGCGGGCCGCCTACGCCGACCATGACTACTGGGCGCGGCCGGTGCCGATGCTGGGTGGTCCCGAGGCCCGGTTGCTGATCATCGGCTTGGCCCCCGGCGCCCATGGATCGAACCGCACCGGGCAGATGTTCACCGGGGACCGATCCGGGGCGTGGCTGTTCCGGACCCTTCACCGGGCCGGCTTCGCCAACCGTCCGGTGGCCGACCACCGGGATGACGGCTTCCGCCTGATCGACGCCGCCATTACCGCGATCGTCAGGTGCGTCCCGCCCCAGAACCGGCCCACCGCGGCCGAGCGGGATGCCTGCGCCCCCTGGATCGAGCAGGAACTCGACCTGTGCCGGCGCGTGCGGGTGGTGGTGGCGCTGGGCGGCATGGCCTTCGACCAGACGCTGCGCATCGGCCGCCGCCGTGGCTGGGAGATCCCGATCCCTAAGCCGCGTTTCTCCCACGGCGTCGAGGTCCACCCCGGTGGGGGAGCCCCCTCGATCATCGGCTGCTACCACCCCTCCCAGCAGAACACCTTCACCGGGAAGCTGACCGAGGCCATGCTGGACGCGGTGTTCACTCGAGCGGCCCACCTGATCGATGGGTAG
- the sufD gene encoding Fe-S cluster assembly protein SufD translates to MPSPPTTMSIGDEPAWLAGLRDRGRQALASAAMPGPKDEDWKYVDIDFVLDDFRPATAPSGGLGPDEYLEALGEASGRLTMVDGTVVDVEPGEIEVHRTVDVPNGRPASLYGSMASPEVDVFAAANHAMAPPGAVLTIPAGRTLAAPVVVDVQAVTAGAVSFPHLTVVGEPDSEASVVVLYRSAPGAELLVCPIVEALADRGARLSVSVVQNLSDPARMVAHHQYAAERDSTLRIGEVGLGGVYARQRLGISLAGAGSSVQMGGIYFGDGSQVLDYRIYVTHRGPRTTSDIFLKGAVADNARAVWTGLMRIEKGARGTSAFETNRNLVLSDGAKVNSVPNLEILTDDLQCGHGSSSGPLDEQQLYYLMSRGLPRNPAERLLVRGFFNEILSGFAVPELAAPSRRAVAAKFAGAQQRVAS, encoded by the coding sequence TTGCCCTCACCCCCGACAACCATGTCCATCGGCGACGAGCCTGCCTGGCTCGCCGGCCTGCGCGACCGTGGTCGCCAGGCCCTGGCGTCCGCCGCCATGCCCGGCCCCAAGGACGAGGACTGGAAGTACGTCGACATCGACTTCGTCCTCGACGACTTCCGTCCGGCCACCGCACCGTCCGGCGGACTGGGTCCCGACGAGTACCTCGAGGCGCTGGGAGAGGCGAGCGGACGCCTGACGATGGTGGACGGCACCGTGGTGGATGTCGAGCCCGGCGAGATCGAGGTTCATCGGACGGTTGACGTGCCGAACGGCCGGCCGGCAAGCCTCTACGGATCGATGGCATCCCCCGAGGTTGACGTGTTCGCGGCCGCCAACCACGCCATGGCGCCGCCCGGAGCGGTGCTGACGATCCCGGCAGGCAGGACGCTGGCGGCGCCGGTGGTCGTGGACGTGCAGGCCGTGACCGCGGGGGCGGTCAGTTTCCCGCACCTGACAGTGGTAGGGGAGCCCGACTCGGAGGCCTCGGTAGTGGTGCTGTACCGCTCGGCGCCGGGTGCCGAACTGCTGGTCTGCCCCATAGTGGAGGCGCTGGCGGATCGCGGCGCCCGCCTGTCCGTCTCGGTCGTCCAGAACCTGTCCGACCCGGCCCGCATGGTGGCGCATCATCAGTACGCAGCCGAACGGGACTCCACCCTGCGGATCGGGGAGGTGGGTCTCGGAGGGGTGTACGCCCGGCAGCGGCTGGGGATCTCCCTGGCCGGGGCGGGATCGTCGGTCCAGATGGGGGGCATCTACTTCGGCGACGGCTCGCAGGTCCTCGACTACCGCATCTACGTCACCCACCGGGGTCCCCGTACCACGTCCGACATCTTCCTCAAGGGCGCTGTCGCCGACAACGCCCGCGCCGTCTGGACCGGACTCATGAGAATCGAGAAAGGGGCCAGGGGAACTTCCGCCTTCGAGACCAACCGCAACCTGGTGCTCTCGGACGGCGCGAAGGTCAACTCGGTCCCGAACCTGGAGATACTCACCGACGACCTCCAGTGCGGCCACGGGTCCTCCTCGGGCCCGCTGGACGAGCAGCAACTCTACTACCTGATGAGCCGCGGGCTTCCCAGGAACCCGGCCGAGCGCCTGCTGGTGAGAGGCTTCTTCAACGAGATACTGTCGGGCTTCGCCGTGCCCGAGCTGGCCGCGCCGTCGCGGCGGGCGGTGGCCGCCAAGTTCGCCGGTGCCCAGCAGCGGGTTGCGTCCTGA
- a CDS encoding ATP-binding protein, producing MSLRWRWAVGLGLVAALAIGLLTLAAILSVERRLRGAMDEDLRERATQVHELTGGFEEGEERREEILPRIVNDASVQAFDETGAVLLRLGPAGVSPPVDAADLEVVAGTRPALLRDIRIGDTLYRMITVRVLLRENNPGTVVAFQILSDQSQLESNLAALTGQLLSIGAIGVLLVAITGWIMASRAVRPISDLTHAAEHVASTEDLYAAERLDISAPAEIGRLATAFRSMLNSLRVSRQEQQRLVSDAGHEFRTPITALKTNLEVLRRQDDRLEEEERDELIEAALRESNELAQLAAEMVDLTSDVRHAAEPIQEVDLGALARELRSRYARLPGKEVTVSGGSLVVAGRRTQLERAMSNLVDNGVKWAARRVEIVLDNGTVTVRDDGPGIPEDDLPHVFRRFYRSVEARSMPGSGLGLAIVDHLIGAHGGEVFARNSADGGAEVGFTLPPAEGGGEPGGRVN from the coding sequence ATGAGCCTGCGCTGGCGATGGGCGGTGGGGCTGGGCCTGGTGGCGGCCCTCGCCATCGGCCTCCTCACCCTGGCGGCCATCCTCTCGGTGGAGCGCCGGCTGCGCGGCGCCATGGACGAGGACCTGAGGGAGCGGGCCACCCAGGTCCACGAGCTGACCGGAGGCTTCGAGGAAGGCGAGGAGCGCCGCGAGGAAATACTGCCCCGGATCGTCAACGACGCCTCTGTCCAGGCCTTCGACGAGACCGGCGCCGTCCTGCTCCGGTTGGGGCCGGCCGGCGTCAGTCCGCCTGTCGACGCCGCCGACCTGGAGGTGGTCGCCGGCACCAGGCCCGCGCTCCTCCGGGATATCCGCATCGGCGACACCCTGTACCGGATGATCACGGTCCGGGTGCTGCTGCGGGAGAACAATCCGGGCACGGTGGTCGCGTTCCAGATACTGTCCGACCAGTCCCAGCTGGAGAGCAACCTGGCGGCCCTGACCGGACAACTCCTCTCCATCGGCGCCATCGGGGTCCTGCTGGTGGCTATCACCGGGTGGATCATGGCCTCGAGAGCGGTGCGCCCGATCAGCGATCTGACCCACGCAGCCGAGCACGTCGCCTCCACCGAGGACCTGTACGCCGCGGAGCGCCTCGACATCTCGGCCCCGGCCGAGATCGGGCGCCTGGCGACCGCCTTCCGGTCGATGCTCAACTCGCTGCGGGTGTCGCGCCAGGAACAGCAACGGCTGGTCTCCGACGCCGGGCACGAATTCCGGACGCCGATCACCGCCCTTAAGACCAACCTGGAGGTCCTCCGGCGACAGGACGACCGGCTCGAGGAGGAGGAGCGGGACGAGTTGATCGAGGCGGCCCTCCGGGAGTCCAACGAGCTGGCCCAGCTGGCCGCCGAAATGGTGGACCTGACCTCCGATGTGCGTCATGCCGCGGAACCGATCCAGGAGGTCGACCTGGGAGCGCTGGCCCGCGAGCTCCGCTCCCGCTACGCGCGGCTCCCCGGCAAGGAGGTCACCGTCTCGGGTGGGAGCCTGGTGGTGGCCGGACGCCGGACCCAGCTGGAGCGGGCCATGAGCAACCTGGTCGACAACGGTGTCAAATGGGCGGCGCGCCGGGTGGAGATCGTGCTCGACAACGGAACGGTCACCGTGCGGGACGACGGCCCCGGCATTCCCGAGGACGATCTGCCCCACGTGTTCCGGCGGTTCTACCGGTCGGTCGAGGCCCGTTCGATGCCAGGATCCGGCCTGGGGCTGGCGATAGTGGACCATCTGATCGGCGCCCACGGAGGAGAGGTGTTCGCAAGGAACTCAGCCGATGGCGGTGCTGAGGTGGGGTTCACCCTGCCCCCGGCGGAGGGAGGAGGCGAGCCCGGAGGCAGGGTGAACTGA
- a CDS encoding YceI family protein, which produces MRMARRIGLALAAIVVLVLGAAAYVWFSGGSGEPSTEVTAPPITSPPTTAPATTAPSTTTATSVPATTTVATTAAPADAETTEPADAAGAPAVLYRIDKAESSVSFEIDEILNGNPFRVVGVTTEVAGEVLIDFDEPAASQLGTIVINVRTLATDSGFRDRAIRGPILGSSRDENEFATFEPTDIEGLPDSVTVGDQVPLRITGTFTLSGEARPVTFDTEVTVVSDERVEVTGTATVMRSDFGLTIPDIPSVSDVADEILLVIDLVAVAAGV; this is translated from the coding sequence ATGCGGATGGCTCGGCGGATCGGTCTCGCGCTGGCGGCGATAGTGGTGTTGGTTCTGGGCGCCGCGGCCTACGTGTGGTTCTCGGGCGGCAGCGGCGAGCCCAGCACCGAGGTGACGGCTCCCCCCATCACCTCTCCGCCTACGACCGCCCCCGCTACCACCGCCCCCTCCACCACAACGGCGACATCCGTCCCGGCGACCACCACCGTGGCCACTACGGCGGCCCCGGCGGATGCCGAGACCACCGAGCCGGCTGACGCCGCGGGCGCACCCGCCGTCCTCTACCGGATCGACAAGGCGGAGTCCTCGGTCAGCTTCGAGATCGACGAGATCCTCAACGGCAACCCGTTCCGGGTGGTGGGGGTCACCACCGAAGTGGCGGGCGAGGTCCTGATCGACTTCGACGAGCCGGCTGCCTCGCAGCTGGGGACGATCGTGATCAACGTCCGCACCCTGGCCACCGACTCCGGCTTCCGGGACAGGGCCATCCGGGGGCCAATCCTCGGATCCTCCCGCGACGAGAACGAGTTCGCCACGTTCGAGCCGACAGACATCGAGGGGCTCCCGGACAGCGTGACGGTGGGCGATCAGGTGCCGCTCCGCATCACGGGCACGTTCACCCTGAGCGGCGAGGCCCGGCCCGTGACCTTCGACACAGAAGTGACGGTGGTATCCGATGAAAGGGTCGAGGTGACCGGTACCGCCACGGTAATGCGATCCGACTTCGGCCTGACCATCCCGGACATTCCCAGCGTGAGCGACGTGGCGGACGAGATACTGCTCGTGATCGATCTGGTGGCCGTCGCGGCAGGCGTCTGA